From Lolium perenne isolate Kyuss_39 chromosome 5, Kyuss_2.0, whole genome shotgun sequence, a single genomic window includes:
- the LOC127299405 gene encoding syntaxin-132, translated as MRNLLSDSFELSIEERARGNVDIELGLQGHTASSAQPGFDGFFEQVREIEKVLDTLTKLLKDLQNSNDESKVVTKSAAMKEIKKRMEKDVNEVTKVARLGKSKLQKLNKDNLANREKQGFGKGSAVDRSRTSKTSALTTKLRERISDFQTLREAIQTEYREVVERRVFTVTGERADEETIDKLIETGDSEQIFQRAIQEQGRGRVLDTLQEIQERHDTVKEIETKLLELQQIFLDLSVLVEAQGEILDNIEAQVVGAAEHVQTGTNLLQKAKILQKNSRKCACIGIIILLLAILIIVLSLRPWAK; from the exons ATGCGCAACCTTCTCTCG GATTCATTTGAGCTCAGCATAGAGGAACGGGCTCGGggaaatgttgatattgagctgggTTTGCAAGGCCATACCGCGAGCTCCGCACAGCCTGGTTTCGACGGCTTCTTTGAACAG GTCAGGGAGATCGAGAAGGTGCTTGATACGttgacaaagctactgaaagatcTTCAG AACTCAAATGATGAATCAAAAGTTGTCACTAAGTCTGCCGCTATGAAAG AGATCAAAAAGCGCATGGAGAAGGATGTTAACGAGGTGACAAAGGTTGCACGGCTCGGAAAATCAAAACTACAGAAATTGAATAAAGAT AATCTTGCAAACAGAGAAAAACAGGGCTTTGGCAAGGGATCAGCTGTGGACCGGTCTCGGACCTCAAAGACTTC TGCATTGACCACGAAGTTGAGGGAACGCATATCAGACTTTCAG ACACTAAGAGAAGCAATACAGACGGAATACAGGGAAGTCGTGGAGCGACGTGTTTTCACTG TAACTGGCGAGCGTGCTGATGAAGAG ACAATTGACAAGCTGATAGAAACAGGCGACAGTGAACAAATTTTCCAAAGAGCCATTCAGGAACAAGGGCGTGGACGG GTGCTCGACACGCTCCAAGAGATCCAGGAGCGGCATGACACTGTGAAAGAGATTGAGACAAAACTCCTTGAGCTGCAGCAG ATTTTCCTCGACTTGTCCGTATTGGTTGAGGCGCAAGGTGAGATCCTGGACAACATCGAAGCGCAG GTTGTAGGTGCGGCAGAACATGTTCAGACTGGAACAAACCTCCTCCAGAAGGCGAAGATCCTTCAGAAAAACTCGCGGAAGTGTGCCTGCATAGGGATCATCATCCTACTGCTCGCTATACTCATCATCGTCCTCTCACTGAGACCGTGGGCAAAGTAG